From the genome of Solanum dulcamara chromosome 12, daSolDulc1.2, whole genome shotgun sequence:
ATAGTATAATTTTCTAGTCTCCACATTCTAGTCAATCGAATAATCTAGAAATGAGTCTAGTGACCAAGGGGATGTTGGGATTGGCTTTTCCTAAGTAACttataatataaaagataaaagcCATAAGTTGGTCATACCCAACTTTTggcttttagcttatttttgtactttttggcctaaaagtgcttaaaagcaCTTTTTGTCTTTCTCAAACACctccaaaataaaaatagcTTAAAAGCCAAAAGCTACTTagtataagccaatccaaacacccTCTAAATGTGCTCAcaatacaacaacatactcggtgtaatcccacaagtggagtgCCGAATGGTGGtgtgtacgcagtcttaccccaaccttgtgaaggtagagaggtCGTTTCCGATGGAAACTCGGCTCAAATAAAGCATATCAAAATCAGTAAAAGAAAAGAGTGCACCAGCCAGAAAACAAACTCTGGTCTGTACCATGGCAGTGTACTATTCTACTACAAGACCAATGGTGTTGTGCTCACAGTAATAATTATATTAGTAAACCTAACGCTCAAGTCTCAAAAGAAGTTCCGTTCACTAAATGATTAAGTAACGGGTCCTAGAATTATTCCCATATTTCCAGTCATAGAATAATAATCATAGTAATGAATCTATAGATTATGGGGTCGTTTGGGTCGCATACTAGTTATGCAGGATTACAACACAGGGATTATTTATGTggtaattaataatatatagattGTTATGCAAGACGGATTACTTTGAGAAGGCATTTCtgtctttaaataattttgtgtatgcattactAATACAAATTTTCTTATTCCACGTTCTATCTCGAACCAAATCATACACGGATTCCCGCAACAAATTAATGCAGGAATTAGTTAATACCGCTAACCAAACGTTGCATTAGTCATGCAGCGATTATATTTCTTATGCAGTCAACGGAACATTGTATTATCTTAGTGGGATTTATGTTGGGATTAACTATTTCAATATGATCAACCAAACAACCCCAAAGTGTCCTCACAGTAAATTAATTTCTATGCGCTATTTTGTTTGCTTGCATAGTCCATCAAATATAACAACTACTACAGCGTCTCAATTCCAAGCAAGTTAAGGTATGCTATAACAGAGCAAATGACTACAAATATTTCCCCTCCGAGTGAATAAAGTCCTTCCAACGTGCAGTGTCGACATGATTATTGCCAAGGACTTGCTGTTTTATCATGATATTTCTCTAATTTGTGAATTTTTAATAATGGTGGTGCTTAGGTCAGCTTGCACACATTTCAGCTAAACCTACTACCTTCCACAAGCACATTTACATGCTAACTCTGCTCCCTGAGACCTAGGCAGACGCGCAGAAAGCACCTCGTGTTCTTTTGTTTTTGCTAGGATTTGAAACCTAGTCTCCAAGGTCTTTCTCACTTCATTGAATAAGGTCATACCTTTGGGTGCCTAGTTTTGCGTACTCATtgtgaaggggagccttggagtaattggtaaagttgctgccatgtgactaggaggtcacgggttcaagccttgaaaacagcctctggcagaaatgcaaggtaaggctgcgtacaatagacccttgtggtcggacccttccccggaccctgcgcatagcggaagctttagtgcaccgggctgccctttattgTGTCAATTAGTTAAACTGGAAGTTTTTTGTTACGTTCAATTTCTATTGGACCAAGCAAATGCGTGCAAACCTTCTCCCCATCAACACATATTACTCTATTTGAACACACTGATGTTTGATCAGTCAATAACTTCAGAGAGCTGAAATGATTTCACTTTAGTCAATTAACTCAATTTTTACTGTATTGCCAGGTAAATTATTCTCTCACTTGCCACATTCCCAAGTATTAGTCTATGAATGGGGCTCCCCATCTCCATAGTAATGCCCATATAGGGACATACAAATCACATTTTTCATAACATGCAACTTGAAACAAGCTCTCAACTCTTAGGTGGGGGGCAAGGAGGCTGTGAACAGAAAGCGTAAGCTTTTCGCCGGAGGGAACCATTACAACTAAAAAAACCTAAAACCTTCTAGTAGCTAAATGTTTGGAGCTAAGACTTCCAAAGAGAAGTATATGAAAGTGGGTGAGCGAGAATTCTGGGCAATAAAAATTCCATTCCTACAATAATGACATAAAGCCCACGATGGCACTATTTCTTGGTTCAATAAAAATACAGTGGCAGAaaaataacaagaaaaagagaTTTGGAATCACTAAGAACATTGAGCAGCTACAGgacaaatataaataataagagCAGAATTTTCACTGGAGCATTTAAGAGGATGAGGCCAAAAAGACCTACTCTGAAATGCTTGCCATCAACATATCTAGTGTCACCTCTTGATAGCCTGTACCGGATGCAGTGCTTTGGATCCAATCTTTCGATAACAGGATCAACATACTGAAAAAACCATATGCACAAGTTTAAGCACATAACTGAAACAATATTTAGAAGACATTATGAGAGAAGTAAACGGTACCATGCTTAGTTGATCAGAGTATACAACGATCTCAAAGTATTGAGCCAAATGTTCCAAAAAAGCATCAACTCCAGGTCTTTTGAATGTTCTCCAGCCTCTGTCACGCTTATAAAGGGCTACAGAAGTCAGTAGTCATGCAGGAAATATTAAAAGATGGAAAGATCTGAATGCTTTGAGGACACAGAGCTATATCAGAAGGAAAACCCATAAGGAAACGTCAATGTATTGTACTAGAACTGatccataaaataaattaaagcaaGTTCAGGCCACTAATTAACAATATGTTTATGACTTGGATTTCTACCTTCCAATCAGAGTATATCAATGTCTCACTAAGATCAAGAACAAGGGTAAAGACATGCTGCTCGAGTGGGTGCAAATCTGGCAGGAGCTTGTCTGATGTTGGTTCACTAAAACCCTAAAACATAGCAAAAAAGATCTAAGGTGAATTTCCTGAAGGATGAAGCATAAGAAGAAAGGGGTCAAAAACTAAAACTGCTtgtaaaaaaactcaactcgaaCTTGATCTTCTGTCAACCGCCTTAGCTCAATGTAAAACTCAACTAACTTGGCAGGCACTGaaatatcaaaagaaaagaacaaatatcAGTTAAAAGGAGATTTTTGGGCTTAAAATTAACAATAAGTATGGAATGCATGTAAGATAACACTAAACACCAGCATTAAGAAAACGTATTATACCATGTGAATGTTCAACTAAGCCTAGCAGATTATTAAGCATACTAGCAGTGGAATGTGCGACATAAATAAACCCATGGACTACCTCAACAGCTGTGTCTTTAAATCATATGCCCCAATAAGTCGATGCATGGACAGACCCATAAATCACTCACACTCTACAAAGTGCAGGACAGACATCCCACTGCAGCCAAAACTTTCATGAGGCAAAAATGACACAGAGCATAATCTGAATCCATTACAGACTTTTGCATACCACAATGTACTGACCAGGTAACAGAAATGCCATGCAAAGTAAATAATAACAAACTAATGCTTGAATTGTATCATTAAACTAGAAAAGCATGGTTGAAAACAAGAGTATGTCTATAATGATAGTACATAATACACACGACAGAGACAATGGTTTTCTCCCTGAGAAACGGTAAGTGTTATACAACAGAGACAATGGTTGGTGACAGCATAGCTTATTGTTGACATGCATGTGGACAAGGAACCActcaaataagaaaaatcaaCCCCTTCTTGACTAAACTAAGAGATGTCATATATGTACGGAAGACAAGTATGAATCATCACCAACCTGTCATTGCCGAGGAGTATAGTAAAGCTTGAAATTTCTGCACAGAAAGGAAAACAATTAACCTCTCATTCTACTCACACTCTAATACAATTGCCAATTTCTTTTATAGTAAAAGATGAATCAATGCATATAAGATCAAGCCATATACTCTATAGGCTGTTTATTAGTGTAGTATGTGATTTGGGATCTAAATTCATTAACAAATCCTATCATTTAATTTAGATTCCGgttcaaattttgagaaatcCATGGTTAGCTATTTGTCGCAAAAATAGGCACAAATAGTAAACATGAATCAACTTGATCAGTTGAAGCTAAGTGCATTGCACTGAATTAGCATCAAGTAGATCCAACCTTCCCCCGCCACTGCATCAAGCAGAATATACATGTATGTATTGATGTGTGTGTGTCAAAATCTTAATTCCAAAAAAGCACAATTTCACCAAAAGCTCACAATAAGCAACATGTAATACTAAATATAGTGTAAGGCAAGACTCACATCCAAAACAGATGCATCATCTCCAACAGCATATTTCGCAGATTCACGCAAACTCTTGGTCTTATCCTCAATTTCATCCGTTGTGTATGCTGTAGATAAAGGATATATCAAAGATTGCGGAGTTATATGCACGAGAACAAATATACGTTTGATGAATAAACCAGACCAACTAGGCTTTTCCAAGAATCATCCCCTTACTTCTGTGTTTCCACAGAGACAATCTATATAAACATATAAGTCCATGTCAAACACTTGACCAAAATCTAAACTTGAGCAACATAAACTAACAATCAAGCATACTACAACTGATTTGATAAAAGAGCTCTGCTTGCCCCAGCAAACATGTTTACTAATAACAGATGGAAATTTAACTAGAAACTGTGCAGTAATAATTGCTTCATAGCTGGAACTTCGCATGAAGAGAACTAACTGGAGAGTTATCAAGGCATGATTAAATTGCTAAGCAAATAAAATCTGTAGGGAGATCGGAGAGGAGAACAAAATGGATAATACTGGAAACAATAAGTTCATTTTTCTGGAAGTTGGCAATTTTCACTGAATTTGCTCAGATTCAGATAACCAAAATTTAAGATGTAACACTTTAGCAAGTGCTACTGCTACAGCACTGCACAATGAATACTTCCAAATCCTCCCAAGAAGAGTCACAATCCACTCTTATGATATCAGAccagaaaattgaaaaattcagAGTTTGCATTAGAGTTCAATCCAACTCCCTATCACTCTAAAAGTGTTTTAATCCATATTTCACAATTTAGAAACTCGAAAAAAAACATGTGTGGTGTGCCTGAGAAGGTAATACATACAATTTGCAAGCTCTTGCAGAACTTTTTATGGAAATGCTTCACACATCACAGTATTCACATACAGTGCATATGAAGTAGTTCACTTAGCACCCATGGgtgtggtcaatgaagtgggttaAGAAACACGAGGTTGTAGCTATAAAGAAGGAAAAACACACATTTCAAAATCTAAAATTACAATCAATCAACCACGTAGAATCCAAAGTAGTCGAGGTCCAACATAAGAACCCTATGTATCCATTTTCAATTCATTTCAAAATCCAAATCATGCTAAAATGCAAATGCGAATTCAAATAGCAGAACACAAAGTCCAAAAACACTAATTCAACCAACGAACAGAGATAATAAACCAAGAAAAAAAAACGAACCGTAGGTAGCGTAACCAGCTGTGGCAACACCACCGGTGACAGCAGCAATAACACTATACTTGAGAAAACTCCATGATTTCTTCTCAGCTCCAGAAGATTctggaggaggaagaggaggattCTGAGATGGAGGAGGTTGATCTTTGAGCAGAGAAGACGATGAAATTATCGGTTCCTTCGGAGGTTCTGTAGTTACACTTGAAGAAAATCGCCGATTACTCCTTGAAATTATCGAGAAAATGCGTGATTTCGATCGAACTATAGCAGACATTGCTAGGGTTTAAcctgaagaagatgaagatttTACAGAGAAGAAAGAAGTAGGGTTTTTCGATTTgacttttttatatttgtacTTTTGTAGCTATGACATTGTCctcaaaaaaaaatgtgaaaaaaataatagggatattttgaaaaatagaaaattaaaaaacaaatctcaaaatgtacattttttgattatttttttttactattgtgTAATTTTCATAAGAATTTCTAATAATATGCAAAATAcattctaattgtatatatagtagaGTATCAAATTGATTATAACAAGTTATTTATTTGTTAGGTGCGGATATGCgttatttagttaaaaatatttaGTAAATGTATATAGAATTGCTATAAAGAAAGAAAGTCTTGGAGTAATTGATAAAGTTGCTCCTGCGCATAACGTAAGCTTTAAGTGCATCGGACTACCCCTTTTATATAGAATtgctataaaattaaatttttaaaagataaatataatttaCATGCTTATATTTTCAACTATGTAAAACTATGTGATTTATCGAGttgatattttttcttcttttcatttttattttctaccTTTGTAACAATTGACCCAACTTATACATTCCAATTTAttgaagtattttttttctcgAGTTATACGTATAATAGATGGAATTTGATAATCTCCCACcccaaaaattaaaactattacAACAAGATGGTGGTATATTGAAACATATAAGTGGCTATCTTTCTTGACAATACGAGcaactttttataaatttatttttttcaaaaaaagcgTGTCTAAGACACATCATTTATCCGTGTAGCTAGTGTGAATTTCACAAATAAATTAGCATGTGAAGGGATGACATATGTGTATCTGTAATTATATTTTAACAATtcgtataaaataaaaatgatttacTAGTCTaaacatttttattttcttgtttgttttatttaattttttgctCTGGTTATTTTTCAATCTTCACTACCATCTCTCACCATTATTTAACTATATAGAACCTACAAATCACCATCAAAATACCATTCATTCAACCACCTCTCCACTATTGCTCAGTCGGTTATCTGGATCGTCTCGCCTAATATCAAttcattatgtttatttataaaattttcatcatAAACCTAAGATTTCAATTTTTCGATGAAGAGAAGGAAAAATAATGATGATACCAGCTAGGACGATAGAGACAAGAATTATTATAATAAGGCCGAATAATAATAGAGCGAAGCGGGGTGAGGTAGAGACAGGTTAAGTTTTcacatgatatatttttgtcttGTCGTTCATTGTCCCCTTTAATCATTTGCCCCTGTTAAGATACAATTTCGGCCAGCTTCATTTAGCCATGTCTGTTTAGCTCttatttacatatttttattctcaaaatttgatatttctggcCTTCTTTAAATTTAGTCACTTAAACATCaccttcaatttttattttttattttagttatgaTCACCCCTAAAATGGTTCGAAGTCCCTGACTGAGGTCGCCCCAGTCTTTCTTTGTCAAACCCCAACATTttctaatttattattatttgctcATTATCTTGTAATAGTACTTTTTATAATGTAATTATTAAGATGGACAAACGAGTCATTGGACTTGTTTTACTACAATATTCAgggatcaataataatatatttagtgaaattttataaataaaatttaaaaaagacaGCGTGTATGCATATCTTATCATTACCTCATAGAGATAAAAAGATTGTTTTTGGAAGATCATTGACTCAAGTACAATGAATCAAagtaatcataaaaaaaaagtcCATGAAAAAATACAACAACTAATGTGAAAATAGTAATAACAGCAAAATAATGCAATAACtgaaatatcataaaaaaagaaatagacaaTGGTAGCAAAGCTGCATATTGATCAGTTCTGTTTGATTTTGAAGTTCATCGATTATTGATTTGTAGACATGCTAAACTGTTatagaactattaagatattgATTTATTGGTTATTGATCATTATCGGTTTGGTTATCGATTAAATCGATAAGATTTGacacaaaaaaaatacttgaaatCACTTAGAAACAAAGTAATAAACCAAATGAATCATGCACACATGAATTAACAAATTGCATCTTGCTCAAAAGCAAACAATGTCACATTGTAGAATAACCGAGAGAttgaaacaaacaaaaataaaattctgaATCAAGGACTTTATATactaaatgata
Proteins encoded in this window:
- the LOC129877169 gene encoding mitochondrial import inner membrane translocase subunit TIM50-like; the protein is MSAIVRSKSRIFSIISRSNRRFSSSVTTEPPKEPIISSSSLLKDQPPPSQNPPLPPPESSGAEKKSWSFLKYSVIAAVTGGVATAGYATYAYTTDEIEDKTKSLRESAKYAVGDDASVLDKFQALLYSSAMTVPAKLVEFYIELRRLTEDQVRGFSEPTSDKLLPDLHPLEQHVFTLVLDLSETLIYSDWKRDRGWRTFKRPGVDAFLEHLAQYFEIVVYSDQLSMYVDPVIERLDPKHCIRYRLSRGDTRYVDGKHFRDLSKLNRDPSKIIYLSGHALECSLQPENCLEIKPWKGEADDTVLLDLIPFLEYVAKHRPADIRTVLASYQGRDIPKEFVERSKEHQRRMQEQKQHGRLWRC